The following coding sequences are from one Triplophysa dalaica isolate WHDGS20190420 chromosome 12, ASM1584641v1, whole genome shotgun sequence window:
- the rpz4 gene encoding rapunzel 4: MAEQLQKFVSQKKDVVETVMEVFEQGAEVVASIAGDLFPLFAIAAPLVKLALDNVESKEAVYMAEQFQKVRDRLEAVSEEIQQINDEIKKSGIDASYFSVEENLTNQFRKFMDILKAKPKFKEVRKKTFLEHFKKTDGDKNLHKLYNAVTGNNFSGESVLEITLNYEQKSRRPVEEFCAMLKQLFCIGLIALLGHAALEGYGEEEKLLQEWGEKMKEVQSKITVVVEDCINSYPTQAELEAKRIVRDHSDKTNQQLADMLTDHLKNKYDWVFWSIRVFNSPKGLFTNKKDFQGLTGKSRFQVMASDEKLNVVISYSASPEPVDKDRIQTFVSEQKKPEMTAMAEQLFEIIPHCVVHTVKTSCKDLGFSCSFSDELHYNDEFKNFYVFLHSA, translated from the coding sequence ATGGCCGAACAGCTGCAGAAGTTTGTGTCACAAAAGAAGGATGTTGTGGAGACCGTGATGGAAGTCTTCGAGCAGGGTGCTGAAGTGGTGGCCAGCATTGCTGGAGATTTGTTCCCCCTTTTCGCCATCGCAGCTCCTCTCGTGAAGCTGGCGCTGGATAACGTGGAAAGCAAAGAGGCGGTGTACATGGCGGAACAGTTCCAGAAAGTACGAGATCGCCTCGAAGCCGTTTCCGAAGAAATCCAGCAGATCAACGATGAGATCAAGAAAAGCGGGATTGATGCTAGCTACTTCTCCGTGGAAGAGAACCTGACCAACCAGTTCCGCAAATTTATGGACATTCTCAAAGCTAAACCTAAATTCAAGGAGGTGAGAAAGAAGACGTTTTTGGAACACTTCAAGAAGACAGATGGTGACAAGAACCTCCACAAACTGTATAATGCTGTGACAGGGAATAACTTCTCTGGAGAGTCTGTGCTGGAGATCACGCTGAATTACGAGCAGAAGAGCCGCAGGCCGGTGGAGGAATTCTGCGCTATGCTCAAGCAACTGTTTTGCATCGGATTGATCGCTTTACTGGGACACGCAGCCCTGGAAGGATACGgcgaagaggagaagttgcttcAAGAGTGGGGTGAGAAGATGAAAGAGGTTCAGTCTAAAATAACCGTAGTCGTTGAAGACTGCATCAACAGCTATCCCACGCAGGCTGAGCTGGAAGCCAAACGCATCGTAAGAGACCACAGCGACAAAACCAACCAGCAACTGGCTGACATGTTAAcagaccatttaaaaaataagtatgACTGGGTGTTCTGGTCGATCCGTGTCTTTAACTCTCCCAAAGGTTTGTTCACCAACAAGAAAGACTTCCAGGGTTTGACGGGAAAGAGTCGGTTTCAGGTGATGGCGTCGGATGAGAAGTTAAATGTTGTGATTTCCTACAGTGCCTCACCTGAACCCGTTGATAAAGATCGGATACAGACTTTTGTGTCTGAACAGAAGAAGCCTGAGATGACGGCGATGGCTGAACAGCTTTTTGAGATAATCCCTCATTGTGTGGTGCATACAGTCAAGACCTCGTGTAAAGATTTGGGCTTCTCCTGCAGCTTCTCTGATGAACTACATTACAATGATGAGTTCAAGAACTTTTATGTCTTTCttcattctgcttaa
- the LOC130432434 gene encoding transmembrane protein 176A-like — MSLTMSQGDGMTVISVTTNPKSKWPLLCQILGTLCYSPVCSVAQKPKRKLTNTQTTFGVVQMIVGVINIVLGILLASFGIYSVITDCRAPFWLGGMFLAVGIVCILAAKFPSPCLLVITVILNIVSAGLAIAAVVLYSVDVAVGSYQWCDHYYNDSTPSPEQRTATELCQYYKHLNQMILGGLDIMMIVLAALQLCVTISFCVVTLKALCEKSGAAKSVEDPQLYKPLLEDAAANPAC, encoded by the exons ATGTCTCTGACAATGTCTCAAGGTGACGGTATGACCGTTATCTCTGTCACCACAAACCCAAAGAGCAAATGGCCACTTCTGTGTCAGATTTTGGGTACCTTGTGCTACAGTCCAGTGTGTTCTGTAGCTCAGAAGCCGAAGAGAAAGCTGACAAATACTCAGACAACTTTTGGG GTTGTACAGATGATAGTGGGAGTTATCAATATTGTGTTGGGGATTCTCCTTGCAAGTTTCGGAATATATAGTGTAATTACGGACTGTCGAGCACCCTTTTGGCTTGGTGGTATG TTTCTTGCAGTTGGAATCGTGTGTATTCTTGCTGCTAAGTTTCCCAGTCCTTGTCTC CTGGTCATCACAGtgattttaaacattgttaGTGCTGGTCTGGCAATCGCCGCTGTTGTGCTGTATTCAGTGGATGTGGCAGTGGGCAGCTACCAGTGGTGTGATCACTATTACAATGATTCAACACCCTCTCCTGAACAGAGAACGGCCACAGAATTATGTCAGTACTACAAGCATCTCAATCAG ATGATCCTCGGAGGTTTGGATATCATGATGATAGTTCTGGCAGCTCTTCAGCTCTGCGTAACCATCAGTTTCTGTGTTGTGACTCTGAAAGCTTTGTGTGAGAAGAGTGGGGCTGCAAAG TCTGTGGAGGACCCACAACTTTACAAGCCGCTCCTAGAAGATGCCGCTGCAAATCCTGCATGTTAG